A window of Juglans regia cultivar Chandler chromosome 7, Walnut 2.0, whole genome shotgun sequence contains these coding sequences:
- the LOC118343723 gene encoding kiwellin-1-like — translation MKNQIFFTCFALFFFLLLTKWSGVEGQTCKPSGIIKGKKPPPGQCNQENHSDCCVQGKPYTVYKCSPLVSSHTKATLTINSFQKGGDGGGPSECDNQYHSDDTPVVALSTGWFNNKQRCLNYITIHGNGRSVKAKVVDECDSTMGCDADHDYQPPCPNNIVDASKAVWKALGVPESDWGGLDIYWSDA, via the coding sequence atgaagaaccaaattttttttacatgctttgccctctttttcttccttcttctcacaAAGTGGTCTGGAGTTGAAGGTCAGACTTGCAAGCCCAGTGGCATAATCAAGGGGAAAAAGCCTCCACCGGGACAATGTAACCAAGAGAACCACTCTGATTGTTGCGTGCAAGGCAAGCCTTACACTGTTTATAAGTGTTCGCCCCTTGTGTCTAGCCATACAAAGGCGACGCTAACCATCAACAGCTTTCAGAAAGGTGGAGATGGTGGTGGACCATCAGAATGCGACAACCAGTATCATTCTGATGATACTCCTGTGGTAGCACTGTCAACAGGATGGTTCAACAATAAGCAGAGGTGTTTGAATTATATCACCATCCATGGCAATGGAAGGAGCGTCAAGGCTAAAGTAGTTGACGAGTGTGACTCTACTATGGGGTGTGATGCCGACCATGATTACCAACCTCCATGTCCTAACAATATTGTTGATGCCTCTAAAGCTGTTTGGAAGGCTTTGGGAGTGCCAGAAAGTGATTGGGGTGGATTAGATATTTATTGGTCTGATGCTTAA